A DNA window from Hydrogenophaga taeniospiralis contains the following coding sequences:
- a CDS encoding DUF6172 family protein, which translates to MRKIYPLRPEGKHPDRVLDAVKHDIRKYMKRERRRALPEGASFWDFDCRFGADKDSAQTANPAELIGLLDALAKAGGEQCYVELLAKPGVRQPRPAEEPASPAAAAPGTDAAED; encoded by the coding sequence ATGCGAAAAATCTACCCCCTGCGGCCCGAAGGCAAACACCCGGACCGCGTGCTCGACGCCGTCAAACACGACATCCGCAAATACATGAAGCGCGAGCGCCGCCGCGCATTGCCCGAAGGCGCGAGCTTCTGGGACTTTGACTGCCGCTTCGGCGCCGACAAAGACAGTGCGCAAACCGCGAACCCGGCCGAGCTGATCGGCCTGCTCGACGCGCTGGCCAAGGCCGGTGGCGAGCAGTGCTATGTGGAACTGCTCGCCAAACCCGGCGTGCGCCAGCCGCGCCCGGCGGAAGAACCGGCCAGCCCCGCCGCAGCCGCCCCCGGAACGGACGCGGCCGAGGACTGA